The Phycisphaeraceae bacterium genome has a window encoding:
- a CDS encoding phosphoglucosamine mutase encodes MTTIGHDAPLMLSVSGARGIVGRTMTPDVARRFARCFGAVLIETCGTSSPLVVMGRDSRPSGAELAAAAASGLVEAGCRVVDLGIVMTPTAGVMIDELNADGGMVVTASHNPGQWNGLKCLNADGVAPPAVEAARLIHRFKAMPAAPPSGPCEIAPPIARHDGAAARHVARVLDLLGEASIHAIRRRAFRVVVDSVRGAGGPAAAMLLRELGCAVIHLYGEPTGDFPHAPEPLEENLRELAATVNREHADIGFAQDPDADRLAIIDETGRYIGEEYTLALCARRVLERFAADPSFAHGSGEGAVDDSKHVLVLAANMSTSRMIDDIAASFPGLHVSVLRTAVGEANVVAAMKPHGDRAVLGGEGNGGVIVPRVCWVRDSLSSMALVLDLLAGCGGKENGGAGVSGAGVPPVSSLTLSSIVASLPRYEMIKRKFDLASVGGSAAVGPALTRVREAFHGERFNDTDGVRLDFDDGWIHLRPSNTEPIIRLIAEATTHARAEELIESVRAAAHL; translated from the coding sequence ATGACCACCATCGGGCATGATGCGCCATTGATGCTCTCCGTGTCGGGGGCGCGCGGGATTGTCGGAAGGACCATGACGCCCGACGTGGCGCGGCGGTTCGCCCGGTGCTTCGGGGCGGTGCTCATCGAGACCTGTGGAACGTCCTCGCCCCTGGTGGTGATGGGGCGCGACAGCCGCCCGTCCGGCGCGGAGCTTGCCGCCGCCGCCGCCTCGGGACTCGTCGAAGCGGGCTGCCGCGTGGTCGATCTGGGCATCGTGATGACGCCCACCGCGGGCGTGATGATCGACGAGCTCAACGCAGACGGCGGCATGGTCGTCACCGCGTCGCACAACCCCGGACAGTGGAACGGGCTGAAGTGCCTGAACGCCGACGGCGTGGCGCCGCCCGCAGTGGAGGCGGCGCGACTCATCCATCGGTTCAAGGCGATGCCGGCGGCGCCGCCATCGGGACCGTGCGAAATCGCCCCGCCCATCGCACGCCACGATGGGGCGGCGGCGCGGCACGTCGCACGTGTGCTCGACCTGCTCGGCGAGGCGTCGATTCACGCGATCCGACGCCGCGCCTTCCGCGTGGTTGTTGATTCCGTCCGCGGCGCGGGCGGACCAGCCGCGGCCATGCTGCTCCGGGAACTCGGCTGCGCCGTGATCCACCTGTACGGCGAACCGACCGGCGACTTTCCCCACGCGCCCGAACCGCTGGAGGAGAACCTGCGTGAACTCGCCGCGACGGTGAACCGCGAACACGCGGACATCGGCTTCGCCCAGGATCCCGACGCCGATCGGCTGGCGATCATCGACGAAACAGGCCGCTACATCGGCGAGGAGTACACGCTGGCGCTGTGCGCCAGGCGCGTACTGGAGCGATTCGCAGCTGACCCCTCCTTCGCCCACGGCTCCGGCGAGGGAGCGGTGGATGATTCGAAACACGTCCTGGTTCTCGCCGCCAACATGTCCACCAGCCGCATGATCGACGACATCGCGGCGTCCTTCCCCGGTCTGCACGTGAGCGTGCTGCGCACCGCTGTTGGAGAGGCGAACGTGGTCGCCGCGATGAAGCCGCACGGCGACCGGGCCGTGCTGGGGGGCGAAGGCAACGGCGGCGTCATCGTGCCCCGCGTCTGCTGGGTGCGCGATTCACTCTCGAGCATGGCGCTGGTGCTGGACCTGCTGGCGGGGTGCGGCGGCAAGGAGAATGGCGGCGCTGGCGTCAGCGGCGCTGGCGTCCCGCCTGTGTCCTCCCTCACCCTGTCATCCATCGTCGCCTCGCTGCCGCGCTACGAGATGATCAAGCGCAAGTTCGATCTGGCGTCCGTGGGCGGCTCGGCGGCTGTCGGCCCGGCGCTGACCCGCGTGCGCGAGGCGTTTCACGGCGAGCGGTTCAACGACACGGACGGCGTGCGCCTCGACTTCGACGACGGCTGGATCCACCTGCGCCCGAGCAACACGGAGCCGATCATCCGCCTGATCGCGGAGGCGACCACACACGCGCGCGCCGAGGAGTTGATCGAATCCGTGCGCGCCGCCGCGCATCTGTGA
- a CDS encoding metallophosphoesterase, translating to MISALDMRDADAAIDLLARAAAALRHSPLRRGSCVRLPARGRLLATGDLHDNPVHLGIILRLARLEHDADHHVVLHELIHGEHLINGVDLSHRMLLRVADLVLGRPGQVHPVLANHELSQMTGKGVSKGAGNSVDLFNAGLEYVFDSRWEDVAQAIGGFIRALPLAVRSDSGVLCAHSIPAARMLDRFDVGILDRELTDADYATNTGSAYLMTWGRGQTPEQVTTLAKAWNVRLFLLGHEHVETGCEMRGGQVIRLNSDHEQAAVVSIDLADPPTAEEVTMSAVRLRALG from the coding sequence GTGATCTCCGCCCTGGACATGCGCGACGCCGACGCGGCGATCGACCTGCTCGCCCGCGCCGCCGCCGCGCTGCGGCACAGCCCGCTGCGGCGCGGCTCGTGCGTGCGGCTGCCCGCCCGCGGGCGGCTGCTGGCCACTGGCGACCTGCATGACAACCCGGTGCATCTGGGCATCATTCTGCGGCTGGCGCGGCTCGAACACGACGCCGATCACCACGTCGTGCTGCACGAACTCATCCACGGCGAGCACCTGATCAACGGCGTCGATCTTTCGCACCGCATGCTCCTGCGCGTCGCGGACCTGGTGCTGGGCCGCCCCGGCCAGGTTCACCCCGTGCTGGCCAACCACGAACTTTCGCAGATGACCGGCAAGGGCGTCAGCAAGGGCGCGGGCAACAGCGTGGATCTGTTCAACGCGGGGCTGGAATACGTCTTCGACAGCCGCTGGGAGGATGTGGCGCAGGCGATCGGCGGTTTCATCCGCGCCCTGCCGCTCGCGGTGCGGAGCGATTCGGGCGTGCTCTGCGCCCATTCAATCCCCGCGGCGAGAATGCTCGACCGATTCGATGTCGGCATCCTCGATCGTGAACTGACCGATGCCGACTACGCGACGAACACCGGCAGCGCGTACCTGATGACCTGGGGTCGCGGGCAGACCCCGGAGCAGGTGACGACGCTCGCGAAAGCGTGGAATGTGCGGCTCTTTCTGCTGGGCCACGAGCACGTTGAAACCGGCTGCGAGATGCGAGGCGGGCAGGTCATCCGCCTCAACAGCGACCACGAACAGGCGGCGGTGGTGTCGATCGATCTGGCTGATCCCCCGACGGCGGAAGAGGTGACGATGTCGGCGGTGCGGCTGCGGGCGCTGGGGTGA
- a CDS encoding AAA family ATPase codes for MDRILGQPHAIRTLQSALDSGRVHHAWIFHGPRGVGKFTTARAFAAILLDPDARSDADGHLRSDPEGRVAQLVARDAHPDLHIIRKELALFSSNSEVRSRKLTNIPFDVLREFMIGGFVGETHVPSRAFSTARMGRGKVFIIEEAELLDQYGQNALLKTLEEPPPGTYIILLTTQESDLLPTIRSRCQRVAFSPLDPVAMRTWFERAGLAVNADHRAWLERFADGSPGLVTLAVEDGLFEWWSTLSPVLRELDRGSFPSDAGEMLAGFVDAYATAWVKKQKHENPSKDAANKSGAERVFMLLAFHARQGLHAALDHGEPPDHWLRVIDLVRDADRALNANVNLKMVFEALAARWADPADVGAVA; via the coding sequence ATGGACCGAATCCTCGGCCAACCTCACGCCATTCGCACGCTGCAAAGCGCGTTGGACAGCGGGCGCGTGCATCACGCGTGGATCTTCCACGGCCCGCGCGGCGTGGGAAAGTTCACCACCGCCCGCGCCTTCGCCGCGATCCTGCTCGACCCCGACGCGCGGTCGGATGCGGACGGGCATCTCCGCTCCGATCCCGAAGGCCGCGTCGCCCAGCTCGTGGCGCGCGACGCCCATCCCGACCTGCACATCATCCGCAAGGAACTGGCGCTGTTCTCATCGAACAGCGAGGTGAGAAGCCGAAAACTCACGAACATCCCCTTCGATGTGCTGCGCGAGTTCATGATCGGCGGATTCGTGGGCGAGACGCACGTGCCTTCGCGGGCCTTCTCCACCGCGCGGATGGGACGCGGCAAGGTGTTCATCATCGAGGAGGCGGAACTGCTCGATCAGTACGGTCAGAACGCGCTGCTGAAGACTCTGGAGGAGCCGCCGCCCGGCACGTACATCATCCTGCTCACCACGCAGGAGAGCGATCTGCTGCCCACCATCCGCAGCCGCTGCCAGCGCGTGGCGTTTTCCCCGCTCGATCCCGTCGCGATGCGGACGTGGTTCGAGCGCGCCGGCCTTGCGGTGAACGCCGACCATCGCGCATGGCTGGAACGCTTCGCCGACGGCTCGCCCGGGCTGGTCACGCTGGCGGTGGAGGACGGCCTGTTCGAGTGGTGGAGCACGCTCTCGCCCGTACTGCGCGAACTTGATCGCGGGAGCTTCCCGTCGGACGCGGGCGAAATGCTGGCGGGCTTCGTGGATGCCTACGCCACCGCGTGGGTGAAGAAGCAGAAGCACGAGAACCCCAGCAAGGACGCCGCCAACAAGTCCGGCGCAGAGCGTGTGTTCATGCTGCTGGCGTTCCATGCCCGCCAGGGGCTGCACGCGGCGCTCGACCACGGCGAGCCGCCCGACCACTGGCTGCGCGTGATTGACCTGGTGCGCGACGCCGATCGCGCGCTCAACGCCAACGTCAACCTGAAGATGGTCTTCGAGGCGCTGGCCGCGCGATGGGCCGACCCGGCGGATGTCGGGGCCGTGGCGTGA
- the dnaE gene encoding DNA polymerase III subunit alpha, whose protein sequence is MSSGRPRFVHLHLHSEYSLLDGGNRIDALVERVKNLGMDAVAVTDHGNLHGAIEFYTRARAAGVKPILGIEAYVAPGDRRDRSPTGIADGGFHLVLLAENLTGWGNLLRLSSDAFLQGFYYKPRMDKSTLAERADGLIAINGHLGSSIAHWLLQYEQTGRGEHWQQAVEEARWHAATFGVNERGEPRFFIELQRNDVPEQERINPHLVRLARELNLPLVCDNDAHFLKADDWDTHDTLCCISMQKMKSETDRIRYPAALYVKSPEQMAELFADLPEAVDNAGRIADRCNVDLAFGANHAPVVKIVSDLLTTGAAPLAPPPSSPGSGVGSEGLSGPDIATIIRAFACDHPVGSNEWYNAFCAQFRLEPYDAERDGESRDELKRRCDLALRLLAEAGAIWRYGANGVTPEIRERLDRELTILADKLISAYFLIVWDFVNWARQRGIPANARGSGVGTMVGYVLGLSNACPVRYGLLFERFTDPDRTEYPDIDIDLCQDGRQDVINYVRQKYGHVAQIITFGRLKARAAIKDVARVMGFTPDEGQRLANLVPDELNITLEEALEKEPNLREAVQEPRVRQVIDHARALEDHARHAGVHAAGVVIATQPLDTIVPLCRVSGGEEAVTQWDGPTCEKVGLLKMDFLGLRTISTIERAKRIIRETLPEEAIWRAVGKERDQGIEASRHQGTEASRHVKHRALDPRTLDPLMPRSLDAPFPHPLDLDRLTFDDQRVFELFRRGDTSGVFQFESGGMRNLLVDMKPDRLEDLIAANALFRPGPMDLIPQYNHRKHGREPVPAMHEIVERYTGETYGIMVYQEQVMQIVHALGGIPLRAAYSLIKAISKKKQKDIDAVRPRFIEGAREKGLSKKDADDLFDLILKFAGYGFNKSHSTGYAIIAYQTAYLKTYFPNQYMAAVLTYESQARKVEDWAPYLDDCRRTYFPDHTPERPHVGVEVLPPDINLSAADFTVVFGPDEPRDHLHGHVRFGLRAIKGAGNAAIRSIIGEREANGPYASLFDFCERVDLRGVNKATIEALIKCGAFDSVHGRDARAALVASIEDAMRSGQQRAVDRKHGQSTFFDAFAPPAEVEVKPAALRSVKPWSPAEALQFEKDVLGFHASGHPLDMHRRVLEAFGSHSAAELASLPADTPVVVGGLLTRLKQTVVKSGQNAGARMAWVGLQDRTATIEGVVFSDAYAKFAPLLQADAVVFLIGRVDRKRAEPGLVVDRVVPVEAAAEQLATAIELDVDAERRSPEAMEPTLEALREALMDAASIGGSGGRAAEVLIHLHVDRKRVTLRPSMLRVSPSSTLTARLEQLLGRERVRYRGGAAASYLPPRGGGNATRRNGYALNGNGRSNGAAASGTGEVCASIDRY, encoded by the coding sequence ATGTCATCAGGTCGGCCCCGTTTCGTTCACCTGCACCTGCACAGCGAGTACTCGCTGCTCGATGGCGGCAACCGCATTGATGCTCTCGTCGAGCGCGTGAAGAATCTGGGCATGGACGCGGTCGCCGTGACCGATCACGGCAACCTGCACGGCGCGATCGAGTTTTACACGCGGGCCAGGGCCGCGGGCGTCAAACCGATCCTCGGCATCGAGGCGTACGTGGCGCCGGGCGACCGGCGCGACCGATCGCCCACGGGCATCGCCGACGGCGGCTTCCACCTGGTGCTTCTGGCCGAGAATCTGACCGGTTGGGGCAACCTGCTGCGGCTCTCATCCGATGCGTTCCTGCAGGGGTTCTACTACAAGCCGCGCATGGACAAGTCCACGCTCGCCGAGCGGGCCGACGGGCTGATCGCCATCAACGGCCACCTCGGTTCGTCCATCGCGCACTGGCTGCTGCAGTACGAGCAGACGGGCCGCGGCGAGCACTGGCAGCAGGCGGTGGAGGAGGCCCGCTGGCACGCGGCGACGTTCGGCGTGAACGAACGGGGCGAGCCGCGATTCTTCATCGAGCTGCAGCGGAACGACGTGCCCGAGCAGGAGCGCATCAATCCGCACTTGGTGCGGCTGGCGCGGGAGCTGAACCTGCCGCTGGTGTGCGACAACGACGCCCACTTCCTCAAGGCGGATGACTGGGACACGCACGACACGCTCTGCTGCATTTCGATGCAGAAGATGAAGTCCGAGACGGATCGGATCAGGTATCCCGCCGCGCTGTACGTCAAGTCCCCCGAACAGATGGCGGAGCTCTTCGCCGACCTGCCCGAGGCGGTGGACAACGCTGGGCGCATCGCGGATCGCTGCAACGTCGATCTGGCGTTCGGAGCCAACCACGCTCCGGTGGTGAAAATCGTCTCCGACCTTCTGACGACCGGCGCCGCTCCCCTCGCACCTCCGCCCTCTTCCCCCGGGAGCGGGGTCGGGAGTGAGGGGCTTTCCGGCCCCGACATCGCCACCATCATCCGCGCCTTCGCCTGTGATCACCCCGTCGGCTCCAACGAGTGGTACAACGCTTTCTGCGCCCAGTTCCGTCTGGAACCCTACGACGCCGAACGCGACGGCGAGTCGCGCGATGAACTCAAGCGGCGCTGCGACCTGGCGCTGCGCCTGCTCGCCGAGGCGGGGGCGATCTGGCGCTACGGCGCTAACGGCGTCACGCCCGAGATACGCGAACGGCTGGACCGCGAACTCACCATCCTCGCCGACAAGCTCATCTCGGCATACTTCCTGATCGTCTGGGATTTCGTCAACTGGGCGCGGCAGCGGGGCATTCCCGCCAACGCGCGCGGCTCGGGCGTGGGCACCATGGTCGGCTACGTGCTGGGGCTCTCCAACGCCTGCCCGGTGCGGTATGGTCTGCTCTTCGAGCGGTTCACCGACCCGGACCGAACCGAGTACCCCGACATCGATATCGACCTGTGCCAGGATGGTCGACAGGACGTGATCAACTATGTCCGCCAGAAATACGGCCACGTGGCGCAGATCATCACCTTTGGGCGGCTCAAGGCCCGCGCCGCGATCAAGGACGTGGCCCGCGTCATGGGCTTCACGCCCGACGAGGGCCAGCGGCTGGCCAACCTGGTGCCGGACGAACTCAACATCACGCTCGAGGAGGCGCTGGAGAAGGAGCCGAACCTGCGCGAGGCGGTCCAGGAGCCGCGCGTGCGCCAGGTCATCGACCATGCCCGCGCGCTGGAGGATCACGCCCGCCACGCCGGGGTTCACGCGGCGGGGGTGGTCATCGCCACGCAGCCGCTGGACACCATCGTGCCCCTCTGCCGAGTTTCTGGCGGCGAGGAGGCCGTGACGCAGTGGGACGGGCCGACGTGCGAGAAAGTCGGTCTGCTCAAGATGGACTTCCTCGGACTGCGCACGATCTCGACGATCGAGCGGGCCAAGCGGATCATCCGCGAAACGCTGCCGGAAGAGGCGATCTGGCGCGCGGTGGGGAAAGAAAGGGATCAAGGCATTGAGGCATCGAGGCATCAAGGCACGGAGGCATCAAGGCACGTGAAGCACCGTGCGTTGGACCCTCGCACCCTTGATCCCTTGATGCCTCGGTCCCTTGATGCCCCCTTCCCCCACCCTCTCGACCTCGACCGGCTCACCTTCGATGATCAGCGCGTCTTCGAGCTGTTCCGCCGGGGCGACACCTCGGGTGTGTTCCAGTTCGAGTCCGGCGGCATGCGCAACCTGCTGGTCGACATGAAGCCCGACCGGCTGGAGGATCTGATCGCCGCCAACGCGCTCTTCCGCCCCGGTCCGATGGACCTGATCCCCCAGTACAACCACCGCAAGCACGGGCGCGAGCCGGTGCCCGCGATGCACGAGATCGTCGAGCGATACACCGGCGAAACCTACGGCATCATGGTCTACCAGGAGCAGGTGATGCAGATCGTCCACGCGCTGGGCGGCATTCCCCTGCGCGCGGCGTACTCGCTCATCAAGGCCATCAGCAAGAAGAAGCAGAAGGACATCGACGCGGTGCGCCCCAGGTTCATCGAGGGCGCGCGCGAGAAGGGACTCTCGAAGAAGGACGCCGATGACCTCTTCGATCTGATCCTCAAGTTCGCCGGCTACGGCTTCAACAAGAGCCACTCCACCGGCTACGCCATCATCGCCTACCAGACGGCGTACCTGAAGACGTACTTCCCCAACCAGTACATGGCGGCCGTGCTCACCTATGAGAGCCAGGCCCGCAAGGTGGAGGACTGGGCCCCGTATCTGGACGACTGCCGCCGCACGTACTTCCCCGATCACACGCCCGAAAGGCCGCACGTGGGGGTGGAGGTGCTGCCGCCCGACATCAACCTGTCGGCGGCGGATTTCACCGTGGTCTTCGGGCCGGATGAGCCGCGCGACCATCTGCACGGGCACGTTCGCTTCGGCCTGCGGGCCATCAAGGGGGCCGGGAACGCGGCGATCCGCTCGATCATCGGCGAGCGCGAGGCGAACGGACCCTACGCCTCGCTCTTCGATTTCTGCGAGCGCGTGGACCTGCGCGGCGTGAACAAGGCCACCATCGAGGCGCTCATCAAGTGCGGCGCGTTCGACTCGGTGCATGGGCGAGACGCACGGGCCGCCCTGGTCGCCTCCATCGAGGACGCCATGCGATCCGGCCAGCAGCGGGCGGTGGACCGCAAGCATGGCCAGTCCACGTTCTTCGACGCCTTCGCTCCGCCCGCCGAGGTGGAGGTGAAGCCCGCCGCCCTGCGCAGCGTGAAGCCGTGGTCGCCCGCCGAGGCGCTCCAGTTCGAGAAGGACGTGCTGGGCTTCCACGCCTCGGGCCACCCGCTGGACATGCACCGCCGCGTGCTGGAGGCGTTCGGTTCGCACAGCGCGGCGGAGCTGGCTTCCCTGCCCGCCGACACGCCGGTGGTGGTGGGCGGGCTGCTCACCCGCCTCAAGCAGACGGTGGTGAAGTCGGGCCAGAACGCGGGGGCGCGCATGGCATGGGTCGGGCTGCAGGATCGCACCGCGACCATCGAGGGCGTGGTGTTCAGCGACGCCTACGCCAAGTTCGCTCCATTGCTGCAGGCGGACGCCGTGGTGTTCCTGATCGGGCGCGTCGATCGCAAGCGGGCCGAGCCGGGGCTGGTGGTCGACCGCGTGGTGCCGGTGGAGGCCGCGGCGGAGCAGCTGGCGACCGCCATCGAACTGGACGTGGACGCCGAAAGACGTTCCCCGGAGGCGATGGAACCGACGCTGGAGGCGCTGCGCGAGGCGCTGATGGACGCGGCGTCGATCGGCGGATCGGGCGGACGAGCCGCCGAAGTGCTGATTCACCTGCACGTGGACCGAAAGCGAGTCACGCTGCGCCCGTCGATGCTGCGCGTGTCGCCGTCATCCACCCTCACCGCGCGGCTGGAGCAGCTGCTGGGCCGCGAGCGTGTCCGCTATCGAGGCGGCGCGGCGGCGTCATACCTGCCCCCGCGAGGCGGTGGGAATGCGACGCGGCGCAACGGATACGCGCTCAACGGCAACGGACGAAGCAACGGCGCCGCGGCGAGCGGCACCGGCGAAGTCTGCGCTTCGATTGATCGGTACTGA
- a CDS encoding PDZ domain-containing protein has translation MRSDGPLFRQAAVIAATVLATAAAGLSTAQVAERVDGSPADAPPFEDEYLIPESLRGPFAERLMQLGDDSWRRRSEAAAWLREVNVSDQVFQFLAEAEYLNAEQKHQLVAILRDRILTRRGGALGIQMRPARLEEGPGIVVVMLMARMPAENTLKVGDRITHVNGQALRSFNTTTEFTDLVSMRQPGETVRLRVERPVADRGVPGDGAAGGDVGNVGGAAGRVLTETIEVDVPLAEDTSLGQETVLARQADRERRAREAVMIFTPRAAALRAPAAPSAVDSDPAIIELKSLLARPERTQEVYDRIVELRNQVRNGLTELGLSVQERQHRYEVYERFMALLSQPERR, from the coding sequence ATGAGATCGGACGGGCCACTCTTCCGCCAGGCCGCGGTGATCGCCGCGACGGTGCTGGCGACCGCGGCGGCGGGCCTCTCGACGGCGCAGGTGGCGGAGCGCGTCGACGGTTCGCCCGCCGACGCGCCGCCATTCGAGGACGAGTACCTCATCCCCGAGTCGTTGCGCGGTCCATTCGCCGAGCGGCTGATGCAGCTGGGCGACGACTCCTGGCGCCGCCGGTCCGAGGCGGCGGCGTGGCTGCGCGAGGTGAATGTATCCGACCAGGTCTTTCAGTTCCTGGCCGAGGCCGAGTACCTCAACGCCGAGCAGAAGCACCAGCTGGTGGCGATTCTGCGCGACCGTATCCTCACCAGGCGGGGCGGGGCGCTGGGCATCCAGATGCGCCCGGCCCGACTGGAGGAGGGACCGGGCATCGTGGTCGTCATGCTGATGGCGCGCATGCCCGCGGAGAACACGCTCAAGGTCGGCGACCGCATCACCCATGTCAACGGGCAGGCGCTTCGGTCGTTCAACACCACCACGGAGTTCACCGACCTGGTGTCGATGCGCCAGCCGGGTGAGACGGTGCGGCTGCGCGTGGAGCGCCCCGTCGCCGACAGAGGCGTGCCGGGCGATGGCGCGGCGGGGGGTGACGTGGGGAATGTCGGTGGGGCAGCGGGCCGCGTGCTGACGGAGACCATCGAGGTGGATGTGCCCCTGGCGGAGGATACGTCGCTCGGACAGGAAACCGTGCTGGCCCGTCAGGCGGACCGGGAGCGTCGCGCCCGCGAAGCGGTGATGATCTTCACCCCGCGAGCCGCGGCCCTGCGCGCCCCGGCCGCGCCGTCGGCGGTGGACAGCGACCCCGCGATCATCGAGCTGAAGTCCCTGCTGGCGCGCCCCGAGCGCACGCAGGAGGTCTACGACCGCATCGTCGAGTTGCGCAACCAGGTTCGGAACGGATTGACGGAACTGGGGCTGAGCGTGCAGGAGCGCCAGCACCGCTACGAGGTGTACGAACGATTCATGGCGCTGCTGTCGCAGCCCGAGCGCCGGTAG
- a CDS encoding phosphotransferase, which translates to MTRRERFDSRELAIVLSHYELGVIESIRDYPRGSRRAPKVRIRTQTGEYLLKRRAPGRDEPHRVAFSHRLQLHLAENSFPVARLIGTRDSNNSLVQHEGAVYEMFEYVRGEHFNGSNRATQYAGYALAHLHRLLGGHALVSNPPDASYHAAPGLAGHVAAVPRAVSTVDVKASEADLLRCCAYLREAYDDAVRRVESLGYSRWPRVINHGDWHPGNLLFHPDRRVAAVIDFDSARLEPRMTDVANGALQFSMRIGQNTEDPTTWPEALSAERIRAFVRGYDQGAATPLTDAEHQSLPWLIIEALIAESVVPIAATGSFARIPGAPFLAMIERKVRWLTPRAERLVTFVRESQR; encoded by the coding sequence GTGACGCGCCGGGAGCGATTTGACTCCCGCGAACTGGCCATCGTGCTGTCGCACTACGAACTGGGCGTGATCGAGTCGATCCGTGATTATCCGCGCGGGTCGCGCCGCGCCCCCAAGGTGCGCATCCGCACGCAGACCGGGGAATACCTGCTCAAACGCCGCGCTCCCGGGCGCGACGAGCCGCACCGCGTGGCCTTTTCGCACCGACTGCAGCTGCACCTGGCGGAGAACAGCTTTCCCGTGGCGCGGCTGATCGGCACGCGTGACAGCAACAACTCGCTGGTGCAGCACGAGGGCGCGGTCTACGAAATGTTCGAGTACGTGCGAGGCGAGCACTTCAACGGCTCCAACCGCGCCACGCAGTACGCGGGCTACGCGCTGGCCCACCTGCATCGGCTGCTGGGGGGGCACGCCCTGGTTTCCAACCCGCCTGACGCCTCGTATCACGCCGCCCCGGGGCTGGCGGGGCATGTCGCGGCGGTGCCTCGCGCGGTTTCGACGGTGGACGTGAAGGCCAGCGAGGCGGATCTGCTGCGCTGCTGCGCGTATCTGCGCGAGGCGTACGACGACGCGGTCCGGCGCGTTGAGTCGCTGGGCTACTCGCGCTGGCCGCGCGTCATCAACCACGGCGACTGGCACCCCGGCAACCTGCTCTTCCACCCCGATCGTCGCGTGGCGGCGGTGATCGACTTCGATTCGGCGCGGCTTGAGCCCCGTATGACCGACGTGGCCAACGGCGCGCTGCAGTTCTCGATGCGCATCGGTCAGAACACGGAAGACCCCACCACGTGGCCCGAAGCGCTTTCCGCGGAGCGGATCAGGGCCTTCGTGCGCGGATACGATCAGGGCGCCGCGACGCCGCTGACCGACGCCGAGCACCAGTCGCTGCCATGGCTCATCATCGAGGCGCTGATCGCCGAGAGCGTAGTGCCGATCGCGGCCACGGGCAGTTTCGCCCGTATTCCGGGCGCGCCCTTTCTGGCGATGATCGAGCGCAAGGTGCGCTGGCTGACGCCGCGGGCCGAGCGACTGGTCACGTTCGTCCGGGAGTCGCAGCGATGA
- the phoU gene encoding phosphate signaling complex protein PhoU codes for MPMQLLKELVDLRRNILTMGAAVEQRIHWAMRALLEGDMEAAQLVRKGDNEIDRMEIINEEECLRILALTHPVAGDLRFVLSAMRINTNLERIADMARSVAKRAIDLHQLRTVEMPPSLATMATETEHMFVSAMKALADEDADLAQRIRKDDQRVDDLQKEVFAWAQVEIPRHVEATEAAIDVLSIARKLERIADVCTNIAEDVIFMSKGSLVRHEHL; via the coding sequence ATGCCCATGCAACTGCTCAAGGAACTGGTCGATCTTCGACGCAACATCCTCACCATGGGGGCGGCGGTGGAGCAGCGCATCCACTGGGCCATGCGGGCGCTGCTGGAGGGAGACATGGAGGCGGCGCAGCTTGTCCGCAAGGGCGACAACGAGATCGACCGCATGGAAATCATCAACGAAGAGGAGTGCCTGCGCATCCTCGCCCTCACCCACCCCGTGGCGGGCGACCTGCGCTTCGTGCTCTCCGCCATGCGCATCAACACCAACCTCGAGCGGATCGCGGACATGGCCCGGTCGGTGGCCAAGCGAGCCATTGACCTGCATCAGCTCCGCACGGTGGAGATGCCGCCGTCTTTGGCGACCATGGCCACCGAGACCGAGCACATGTTCGTCAGCGCCATGAAGGCGCTGGCCGACGAGGACGCCGACCTGGCCCAGCGCATCCGCAAGGACGACCAGCGCGTCGATGACCTGCAGAAAGAGGTCTTCGCGTGGGCGCAGGTGGAGATCCCCAGGCATGTCGAGGCCACCGAGGCGGCCATCGACGTGCTCTCCATCGCCCGCAAACTCGAGCGCATCGCCGACGTCTGCACCAACATCGCAGAGGACGTCATCTTCATGAGCAAGGGTTCGCTGGTGCGGCACGAGCACCTGTGA